Proteins from a genomic interval of Thermorudis peleae:
- a CDS encoding bifunctional DNA primase/polymerase, with product MNPPRPVPGAAVQRVVAGGYEKDTTATLAQAAAWYVVQRGWPLIPLHWVDDAGHCSCGHPSCRSAGKHPILADWPRRATRDPATIAAWWQRWPLANVGVALGGGHVVLDVDPRHGG from the coding sequence ATGAACCCGCCCCGGCCGGTTCCCGGGGCGGCGGTGCAGCGGGTTGTCGCTGGTGGTTATGAAAAGGATACCACCGCCACGCTCGCGCAGGCTGCCGCCTGGTATGTCGTGCAACGCGGCTGGCCGCTCATCCCGCTCCACTGGGTGGACGATGCTGGCCACTGCTCCTGTGGTCATCCGTCATGCCGCTCCGCGGGGAAACATCCGATTCTCGCCGACTGGCCACGACGAGCGACGCGCGACCCCGCCACGATCGCGGCCTGGTGGCAGCGGTGGCCACTGGCCAACGTCGGCGTTGCGCTCGGCGGTGGCCATGTTGTGCTCGACGTCGATCCGCGCCATGGCGGGTGA
- a CDS encoding helix-turn-helix domain-containing protein codes for MATPYTTTPRPATVSVTQAARLLGVGRTLAYELARWQNELAPGVPIVRVGGRRYRVPTKALAAALGLTEEEIWARLEVER; via the coding sequence GTGGCAACACCATACACCACAACACCCCGACCAGCAACAGTCAGCGTGACCCAGGCTGCCCGGTTGTTAGGCGTCGGCCGCACGTTAGCCTACGAGCTTGCTCGGTGGCAAAACGAACTTGCCCCCGGCGTTCCGATCGTCCGCGTCGGCGGCCGTCGCTACCGGGTACCAACGAAAGCACTCGCGGCAGCCTTGGGGCTGACGGAAGAGGAAATCTGGGCGCGGCTGGAGGTCGAACGATGA
- a CDS encoding primase C-terminal domain-containing protein, producing the protein MAGDEALADLEATHEPLPPTPTGLTGGGGAHYHFIAPPDVPTVTLAPGLELKAAGAQVVLPPSRSAAGRYFWDTGAHIADLPLAPLPDWLLPLAHQARRHPGQSSKELPPTIGEGERNRWLTSLAGTLRRRGCTEPEILACLRILNASRCRPPLDERELAKIARSVARYAPARPPDAPVPRSRRRIIRLEVADAR; encoded by the coding sequence ATGGCGGGTGACGAGGCACTCGCCGATCTCGAGGCCACGCACGAGCCGCTGCCGCCAACGCCAACCGGCCTAACTGGCGGTGGGGGAGCCCACTACCACTTTATTGCGCCACCAGATGTGCCCACCGTGACGCTTGCGCCAGGACTCGAACTCAAAGCGGCTGGTGCGCAGGTTGTTCTCCCGCCGAGCCGGAGCGCGGCCGGGCGCTACTTCTGGGACACGGGCGCCCATATTGCCGACCTGCCGCTCGCACCGTTGCCGGACTGGCTGCTGCCGCTGGCCCACCAGGCGCGCCGGCATCCTGGCCAGAGCAGCAAGGAACTCCCACCGACGATCGGCGAAGGGGAACGCAACCGCTGGCTCACCTCGCTTGCCGGCACGCTCCGCCGGCGCGGCTGCACCGAGCCAGAAATCCTGGCGTGCCTGCGGATTCTGAACGCCTCACGCTGCCGGCCGCCACTTGACGAGCGCGAGCTCGCTAAGATCGCGCGTTCCGTCGCGCGCTACGCACCCGCACGTCCGCCGGACGCACCAGTCCCTCGCAGCCGCCGGCGCATCATCCGCCTGGAGGTGGCCGATGCGCGGTGA
- a CDS encoding DUF1917 domain-containing protein: MMTTRTRTPSEWCYAPGVERLNPQQAGFWRSILRPSYAGRVWDKVSAAVRAGDLGPAARLKPIAGGRRYELRIYVADVGDRDAVLRIRRVLRFRLGFVRPISCYDWHGRRRWLDPGARETTPRELWRRHTHPEASRFRRGFDEVPSCVGCSAGRSIIPGFRCARQRASQIWCSPSQAGR, from the coding sequence ATGATGACAACCCGGACAAGAACACCGAGCGAGTGGTGCTACGCTCCCGGCGTCGAGCGGCTCAATCCCCAGCAGGCCGGCTTCTGGCGTTCGATCCTGCGGCCATCGTATGCCGGCCGTGTCTGGGACAAGGTGAGCGCGGCCGTGCGTGCCGGTGACCTTGGCCCAGCTGCCCGCCTGAAGCCGATCGCCGGCGGCCGGCGCTACGAACTCAGGATCTACGTTGCGGATGTCGGTGATCGTGATGCCGTCTTGCGCATCCGCCGGGTGCTCCGCTTCCGGCTCGGCTTCGTTCGGCCCATCAGTTGTTATGACTGGCACGGCCGGCGGCGCTGGCTCGACCCGGGTGCCCGGGAGACGACGCCGCGGGAGCTGTGGCGGCGGCACACCCACCCAGAAGCGTCGAGGTTTCGTCGAGGTTTTGATGAGGTTCCCTCATGCGTCGGTTGCTCGGCTGGCAGGTCTATCATACCTGGATTTCGGTGCGCTCGCCAGCGGGCTTCCCAGATTTGGTGCTCGCCAAGCCAGGCCGGCCGTTGA
- a CDS encoding VRR-NUC domain-containing protein: protein MRRLLGWQVYHTWISVRSPAGFPDLVLAKPGRPLILTELKTERGKLSPAQEAWLAVLQQVPGIIVRVWRPSDWDEIVAALQGAGASEAHAHPWCMDLRLFSCRCMLFFRL, encoded by the coding sequence ATGCGTCGGTTGCTCGGCTGGCAGGTCTATCATACCTGGATTTCGGTGCGCTCGCCAGCGGGCTTCCCAGATTTGGTGCTCGCCAAGCCAGGCCGGCCGTTGATCCTGACCGAACTCAAGACTGAACGTGGCAAGCTTTCGCCGGCGCAAGAGGCCTGGCTTGCCGTGCTCCAACAAGTACCTGGCATCATCGTTCGTGTCTGGCGGCCGTCGGATTGGGATGAAATCGTTGCGGCCTTGCAGGGAGCGGGGGCGTCTGAGGCCCATGCGCACCCTTGGTGCATGGACCTGCGGCTTTTCAGTTGCAGGTGCATGCTATTTTTCCGGCTTTAA